One stretch of Chaetodon auriga isolate fChaAug3 chromosome 18, fChaAug3.hap1, whole genome shotgun sequence DNA includes these proteins:
- the kif26bb gene encoding kinesin-like protein KIF26B isoform X1, producing the protein MSSLTGRRERFPASVGGTHWSAEAQHHCEPVRFSASVIGKDCQPKERPAPEGAGGTRGSPLRNMCQRADAVPSYRSLPGTVGDRIRTTLSSASGTICRSTMSVNPGFGRSDRKVACCEKCSATLVALKKQALSLAVHHHFSSKDSSDLSAFLHDNLRVHSRSINESRDREREQGECGACGVNLNQLKQEAVHLALSRGQSLAKPPFEPSFSTGSLLGQSGTKHGDRAPREAAMAVHQPCSRSHSPHSPRSPRTPQRTPQTLRRRGPKLPNPDMDRWVEEQQQLVASKSVSSTDGVSIHPHHQQAADDASLGRGDAGIVQTSSKIPHISRVVTIANTAAMSLLARAAEKLNLTSRKKGQASDPAPTHLSTCFRELIQKSPPPVPSCLLQAATRTKDSPSVGKVKVVLRVCPTLTEGQGQPPVLRIDPSKKRVTIIEPISKSKPHTTMTLDGDGRKLLKTFNVDAAYPQESSQAEVCAGVLADVIRCVLSGSDGCVLGLGCSDVGSWSSMVGSGESVQKLGLIPCAISWLYSAIERRREKTWTDLTVSVSAIELCCGEEDTLRDLLGEVVPSLGSVQDSPKAHIRLQEDPIYGIQLRNHNRVKAPTAERAASLLDAAIAARRHSDFVTYLSHTSIMFFTLHVQPPRTESSTIGKGSRGPTKLTMIDVCSGIRGMSKNKPPYSELGPVVLSLLSGHKNIPNKGSKLTMLLRESLGHVNCHTTVITEVADSLAYLQETLSTIQLVSRIRRTQKRTKQSTSCSPSGRSLTKEYERGPQSLSLRAFHSTDEVDVDVPCFRLRGELDERSSSDQSCDTVIQLDSDGLVQSRSTSRLAQPEFVPIIPSLHPNKADMDDPEFTALLQELLRIPQLHGDKKNEETIQGNNEVLKADMKETGRDCLKCDTFAELQERLGCIDGSETTMDLLKSSSKGPSVNNVTTKTQPQKETGKQTDTESSETPQTLNQGLGCSQTSVGEKQTDGSFPGDSFQREDSGLYDCEECSATSSSEELLNQTLNLNKTCRSELPKNGTDDKLSSQDFGVDAQGMAITSSPALQPTGKHERSEAAYWFKPDRRTSPVGKSSPISPSSSCSSSHSVATSVILGDVLPKRPTVDIKEMKATITVTVQQPLDLKGQDELVFSMVEEVTISGEMNSGRTGGNIICIRDAAQSQACVQGSASSQPIRIISNVSEESVASGSSNTNKSSVVQSAATEANTEKPQCQFRREKRFLPSFINPMLINTGMDCEMDGAKEKENPLDTFTVKSQSELRESNVKCPEDRKALEKRSGAFASETRAKKSDKVCDSPFSQTSCVPMTLEDSAFCDETAGDKMCGKRPRNTDKSHPRDREHVYSTNTPRSSEGEEICSRRVGNAPKRIGVSPGCQDTFPAFLKTGSLPRGWQNASHQDSYHGGYMADNHRDPRGVTSSTPCSPGVTLERRQGRQHSAANHSHHVSSPRKYGIEYKQHTSSAPRKGVESLFETSSLRMNHMSGKLKSPIENSSKLFSAKLEQLATRTNSLGRTPRDHPTLDRDNSNTSVSSKASSKGSIEGVCKEGYSGHNEGDCTLPKASRSPRKNPRIDKSHHFFASEDPVTQSARHTHSKLSAVGKLKMASPKVRRLSAPSIKNLSLPHKGLKQSINRSASLSPDSKTVSFERTSSFLSSSPPRSFHSISRTPSQSSTCSSTKSAIQGFVNGRISDLLKERASSPTSGGPDQMTTVPSPYSWVTAPRMPDHMSGHASDTTSVLSGDLPPAMGKTSLHFSNRNSMVSSGYDSMVRDSEATGSSTSNRDSVSDRSGSLLSVSRSSRSSRRRGNTGAHQRRLSHDTPLSLRRSASGLRSRWVDRGIPEAYEIKVYEIDNVQRMQKRAGAGKQGSACFSAKLKFLEHRQERISQVRAKYNNLRRELEQAKHNLMLEPAKWNQEFDVWQTFEVDSLEHLEALEVVTARLEDRLNLCKANVMMVTCFDAAIRRRQKKRRRKAPEQRPLKGI; encoded by the exons ATGTCATCTCTGactggaagaagagagagatttCCTGCGTCGGTCGGAGGAACACACTGG AGCGCAGAAGCGCAGCATCACTGTGAGCCCGTCCGCTTTTCTGCAAGTGTAATCGGGAAGGACTGCCAGCCCAAGGAGCGCCCCGCTCCTGAGGGTGCCGGTGGGACCAGAGGCAGCCCACTCCGGAATATGTGCCAGAGAGCAGACGCCGTCCCGTCATACAGGTCCCTTCCTGGGACGGTGGGAGACCGCATCAGGACCACTCTGTCCTCTGCTAGTGGGACCATATGTAGAAGCACCATGTCGGTGAATCCCGGCTTTGGAAGGTCTGACAGGAAAGTTGCGTGTTGTGAGAAGTGCTCAGCGACCCTTGTTGCTCTGAAGAAACAAGCGCTGAGCCTGGCTGTTCACCATCACTTCTCCTCCAAG GACTCAAGTGATCTGTCTGCGTTTCTTCATGACAACCTTCGCGTCCATAGTCGGTCCATCAATGAGtccagggacagagagagggagcagggcGAGTGTGGAGCTTGTGGTGTAAACTTGAACCAGCTCAAACAGGAGGCAGTCCACTTGGCTCTGAGCAGGGGTCAGTCATTAGCTAAGCCTCCCTTTGAACCCAGCTTTAGCACCGGTTCACTGCTGGGACAAAGTGGGACAAAGCATGGAGACAGAGCTCCGAGGGAAGCTGCCATGGCTGTCCATCAACCTTGCAGTCGCAGCCACAGTCCTCACAGCCCAAGAAGCCCGAGGACGCCTCAGAGGACCCCTCAAACCCTCAGGCGAAGGGGGCCCAAGCTCCCCAACCCCGATATGGACCGCTGGGTagaggaacagcagcagctggttgcTTCTAAATCTGTGTCCAGCACTGATGGTGTCAGCATCCACCCTCACCATCAG CAGGCTGCAGATGATGCTTCACTGGGCCGTGGTGATGCCGGGATTGTACAGACGAGCTCAAAGATCCCTCACATATCCAGAGTGGTGACCATCGCCAACACTGCTGCTATGTCCCTTTTAGCCAG GGCAGCCGAGAAGCTCAACCTGACATCGAGGAAAAAGGGCCAGGCTTCTGATCCAGCACCCACTCATCTCTCCACCTGCTTCAGGGAGCTGATCCAGAAAAGCCCACCGCCCGTCCCCTCCTGCCTGCTCCAAGCTGCCACTAGAACCAAAGACTCGCCCAGTGTTGGCAAG GTCAAAGTCGTGCTGAGGGTGTGCCCAACACTGACGGAGGGCCAAGGCCAACCACCTGTTCTCCGCATCGACCCGTCCAAGAAAAGAGTCACCATAATAGAACCAATCAGCAAAAGCAAACCCCACACGACGATGACGCTCGACGGGGACGGCAGAAAACTTTTGAAGACCTTTAACGTTGACGCTGCCTACCCTCAAGAGTCAAGCCAG GCTGAGGTGTGTGCAGGCGTCTTGGCTGATGTCATCCGCTGTGTGCTCAGCGGCAGCGATGGATGTGTTCTTGGTTTGGGATGTAGTGATGTGG GATCCTGGTCCAGCATGGTGGGGAGTGGTGAGAGCGTCCAGAAGCTCGGGCTGATTCCCTGTGCCATCTCCTGGCTATACAGTGCCATCGAGCGGCGGAGGGAGAAGACCTGGACCGATCTGACTGTCTCAGTGTCTGCTATAGAgctctgctgtggagaggaggacacactGAGGGATCTACTGGGGGAAGTTGTCCCCTCATTAGGCAGTGTACAGGACAGCCCAAAAGCCCATATTAGACTCCAAGAGGACCCCATCTATGGGATTCAG CTACGTAACCACAACCGAGTGAAGGCCCCCACTGCTGAGCGGGCGGCTTCCCTCCTGGACGCAGCCATTGCAGCACGTCGGCACAGTGACTTTGTTACGTACCTGTCCCACACCTCCATAATGTTCTTCACTCTCCATGTCCAGCCCCCTCGCACAGAAAGCAGCACCATTGGCAAAG GTTCACGTGGCCCCACTAAGTTGACCATGATAGATGTGTGTAGTGGTATCAGGGGTATGAGCAAAAATAAACCTCCGTATTCTGAACTGGGCCCTGTTGTCTTGTCTCTACTAAGTGGACATAAAAACATCCCCAACAA GGGCAGCAAGTTGACTATGCTCCTTCGAGAGTCCTTGGGCCATGTTAATTGCCATACCACAGTGATCACTGAGGTTGCTGATTCGCTGGCATACCTTCAAGAGACCTTATCCACCATCCAGCTGGTTTCTCGCATCCGCAGGACACAGAAGAGGACAAAG CAGTCCACCTCATGTTCTCCATCTGGGAGGAGCTTGACAAAAGAATATGAGAGAGGGCCTCAGTCTTTGTCCCTGCGGGCATTTCACTCCACTGATGAGGTAGATGTTGACGTCCCTTGTTTCCGTTTGCGTGGTGAACTGGATGAGCGCTCCAGTAGTGACCAGTCCTGTGACACAGTCATTCAGCTAGACTCGGATGGGTTGGTCCAGTCCAGATCAACCTCAAGACTGGCACAGCCTGAATTTGTGCCCATCATACCCTCTTTGCATCCTAACAAGGCTGACATGGATGACCCGGAGTTTACAGCTCTGCTCCAAGAGCTTCTGAGGATTCCTCAGCTGCATGGAGACAAAAAGAATGAGGAAACTATTCAAGGGAATAATGAAGTGCTGAAGGCAGACATGaaggagacaggaagggacTGTCTTAAATGTGACACATTTGCTGAACTTCAAGAGCGCTTGGGCTGTATCGATGGAAGTGAGACGACAATGGATTTGCTCAAATCTTCTTCAAAAGGGCCGTCTGTTAATAATGTCACAACCAAAACACAACCCCAGaaagaaacagggaaacagacagacactgaaTCATCAGAAACACCACAGACATTGAATCAGGGGTTAGGCTGCAGTCAGACATCTGTTGGAGAGAAGCAAACAGATGGTTCCTTCCCTGGAGACAGTTTTCAGAGAGAGGATTCGGGTTTGTATGATTGTGAGGAGTGCAGTGCAACCAGTTCCAGCGAGGAACTGCTGAATCAAACTCTCAATCTTAACAAGACCTGTCGCTCTGAGCTGCCCAAAAATGGGACAGATGATAAGCTCTCTTCTCAGGACTTTGGTGTGGATGCTCAGGGCATGGCCATCACAAGTTCCCCTGCACTTCAGCCTACAGGTAAGCATGAGAGATCTGAAGCTGCTTATTGGTTCAAACCAGACAGAAGGACCTCACCAGTTGGCAAGAGCTCTCCTAtatctccttcctcttcctgctcatCTTCACACTCTGTGGCTACCAGTGTTATACTTGGAGATGTCTTACCTAAACGCCCCACAGTGGACATTAAGGAAATGAAGGCCACTATCACAGTGACTGTTCAACAGCCACTAGACCTAAAAGGTCAAGATGAACTTGTCTTCTCTATGGTGGAGGAGGTGACCATCAGTGGAGAAATGAATAGCGGGAGGACAGGTGGAAACATTATTTGTATCAGAGATGCTGCCCAATCACAGGCATGTGTTCAGGGCTCTGCCAGCTCTCAACCAATCAGGATAATCAGCAATGTCAGCGAAGAATCTGTAGCTTCAGGTTCTTCTAATACAAACAAAAGCTCTGTAGTTCAATCTGCAGCTACAGAGGCCAACACTGAAAAGCCCCAGTGTCAGTTCAGAAGGGAAAAGAGGTTCTTACCTTCATTTATAAATCCCATGCTGATTAATACAGGTATGGATTGTGAAATGGAtggtgcaaaagaaaaagaaaatccccTGGACACTTTTACAGTCAAGTCACAGTCTGAGCTCAGAGAGAGTAATGTCAAATGTCCAGAAGATAGGAAGGCCCTTGAGAAGAGGAGTGGGGCTTTTGCTTCAGAGACACGTGCCAAAAAGTCTGACAAAGTATGTGACTCACCTTTTAGCCAAACATCTTGTGTACCAATGACTTTGGAAGATTCAGCTTTCTGCGATGAGACTGCAGGAGACAAAATGTGTGGAAAGAGACCAAGAAATACAGACAAGAGCCACCCTAGAGACAGGGAGCATGTTTATTCCACTAACACCCCAAGGAGTTCAGAAGGGGAAGAAATCTGTTCCAGACGTGTTGGGAATGCCCCTAAGAGAATTGGTGTTTCACCTGGTTGCCAAGATACCTTCCCTGCTTTCTTGAAAACAGGTAGTTTGCCTAGAGGCTGGCAAAATGCCAGCCACCAGGACAGCTACCATGGCGGTTACATGGCAGACAACCACAGAGACCCAAGGGGGGTGACATCATCCACCCCATGTAGCCCAGGGGTAACTCTGGAGAGGAGGCAGGGCAGACAGCACTCCGCAGCAAACCACAGCCACCATGTCTCCTCTCCTCGGAAATATGGAATAGAGTACAAACAGCATACTAGTAGTGctcccagaaaaggtgttgaaTCTTTGTTTGAGACATCAAGTCTAAGAATGAATCATATGAGTGGGAAATTGAAGTCACCCATTGAGAACAGCAGCAAGCTTTTCAGTGCCAAACTGGAGCAGTTGGCTACCAGGACTAATTCCCTTGGTAGGACCCCAAGGGACCACCCAACTCTGGATAGAGACAATAGTAACACCTCTGTGAGTTCTAAGGCAAGCTCCAAGGGAAGCATTGAAGGGGTTTGTAAGGAAGGTTACAGCGGACATAATGAGGGAGACTGTACCTTACCAAAGGCGAGCAGGAGCCCCAGGAAAAATCCTCGGATTGATAAGAGTCATCACTTCTTTGCCTCTGAAGACCCTGTCACTCAGTCTGCTAGGCATACCCATTCCAAGCTCTCTGCTGTGGGGAAACTTAAGATGGCTAGCCCCAAAGTCCGTCGACTGTCTGCCCCCAGCATCAAGAACCTCAGTCTACCCCACAAAGGCCTGAAGCAGTCCATCAACCGTAGCGCCAGTCTTTCCCCAGACAGTAAAACTGTTAGCTTTGAGCGGacatcctcctttctctcctcttcccctccacGGTCTTTTCACTCCATCAGTCGGACTCCAAGCCAGAGTTCCACATGCTCATCCACAAAATCTGCCATCCAGGGGTTCGTTAATGGCCGGATCTCAGACCTCCTTAAGGAAAGGGCCTCCAGCCCCACTTCAGGAGGACCAGACCAAATGACCACAGTTCCTTCACCATACAGCTGGGTGACTGCTCCCCGCATGCCTGATCACATGAGTGGGCACGCGAGTGATACCACCAGTGTGTTGAGTGGAGATTTGCCACCAGCTATGGGAAAGACATCCCTGCATTTCTCTAACAGGAACAGTATGGTGAGCAGTGGCTATGACAGCATGGTGAGGGACAGCGAAGCCACAGGCAGCAGCACCTCAAACAGAGATTCTGTCAGCGACAGGAGCGGCtctctcctcagtgtgtctCGCAGCAGTCGATCATCTCGGAGGAGAGGCAATACAG GTGCTCACCAGCGTCGTCTTTCCCATGATACACCTCTGTCCCTGAGACGCTCAGCTAGCGGTCTGCGGTCTCGTTGGGTGGATCGGGGAATCCCGGAGGCCTACGAGATCAAGGTCTATGAGATCGACAATGTGCAGAGGATGCAGAAAAGAGCAGGTGCTGGCAAACAG gggTCGGCATGCTTCAGTGCCAAGCTGAAGTTTTTGGAGCACCGTCAGGAGAGGATCTCCCAGGTCCGAGCCAAATACAACAACCTGAGGAGAGAGCTGGAGCAGGCCAAACACAACCTCATGCTGGAGCCCGCCAAGTGGAACCAAGAGT TCGACGTGTGGCAGACCTTCGAGGTGGACTCCCTGGAGCATCTGGAGGCCCTTGAAGTGGTGACGGCTCGGCTGGAGGACAGGCTCAACCTCTGCAAGGCCAACGTCATGATGGTCACCTGCTTCGACGCCGCCATCAGGAGACGGCAGAAAAAGCGACGGCGAAAAGCACCCGAGCAGAGACCCTTGAAGGGAATCTGA